The DNA sequence ACGCCCTCAAGAACGCCACCGCCGGCACCGTCATCCAGGTCCGAGGCGGCACCTACTACCCGACGGCCACCCTCCAGTCCACGGCCAACGGCACCTCGTCCGCGCCGGTCACGTTCACCGCGTACGGCTCGGAGACCGTGAAGATCGACGGGTCGAACCTCCCGGACGGCGACTGGATCTTCAAGCTGACCGCGGACTACTGGAACGTCTCGGGCATCACCTTCCAGAACTCCCCGGACAGCGCCGTCGTCTGCCAGTCCTGCACCGGTACCCGCTGGAACAACATCAAGACCATCAACGGCGGCGACTCCGGCTTCACCCTCACCGGCGACGGCACGGTCGACAACACCGTCCGCAACATCGACTCCTACGGCCACCACGACCCGGCCGACCACGGCGAGAACGCCGACGGCATCGCGGTCAAGTTCGGCTCCGGCACCGGGAACCTGATCACCGGAGCCCGCCTCTACAACAACTCCGACGACGGTCTCGACTTCTGGTCCTTCTCCTCCGCGGTCACCGTCGAGCACACCTGGGCCTTCGGCAACGGCGTCAACCGCTGGTCCGACTCGGCGTTCGCGGGCGACGGCAACGGCTACAAGCTCGGCGGGGACGGCGAGGTCGTCGCGCACGTCGTCAACAACTCGGCCGCCTGGGGCAACGCCGGCAACGGCTTCACCGAGAACAGCAACAAGGGCGCCATCGTCATCAACCGCACCACCGCCTACGCCAACGCCAAGTGGGGCTACTACTTCGCCACCGGCGCGGCCAGGCTCGGCAAGAACCTCGCCGTGAGCAACGGCGGCGGCTCGGTCAACAAGGGCGGCCCGGTGGTCTCGTCCGGCAACAACTGGGACGCCGGAATTGCCACCCCCGCCTTCCGCTCGACGGACGCCTCCAGCGCCTACAACGCCCGCCAGTCGGGCGGCTCGCTGCCCGCGACCACGTTCCTGACCACGGGCAGCACCACCATCGGCGCGACGATGGACTGAGCTAGCGCCTGACCGGCCCGATGCCTTCCAGCGTCGGCACCACCGGCTCGATCGTCCCGTCGGCCGCGAACCTGAGGCGGTCGACGGTCGTCTCCCGGTGCATGCCGTCACCGCCCGGCCGTCCGGGGCCGTTCAGGGCGAACCGGTGGTAGACGGCGTACCAGTCGTCGGTGCCGGGGGCGTGGACGACGGAGTGGTGGCCCGTGCCGAGAATCCCGTACTCGGCGCGCTTCTGCAGGATCGTGCCCCGCTTGGTCCACGGGCCGAGCGGGGACGGTCCCGTCGCATACGCGACGTGGTAGTTCTCGCTGCGCGTGTCGTCCTCGGACCACATGAAGTAGTACGTCCCCTTCCGCTTGATCACGAAAGAGCCCTCGCGGAAGTTGTCCGGCGTGATGTCGCGCACCTTCGAGGCGTCGTACGACACCATGTCGTCGTTCAGCGGGACCACGTACCCGTGCCCGTTGCCCCAGTAGAGATACGACGTCCCGTCGTCGTCCGTGAAGACGGCCGGGTCGATCATCTGGCCGGGCAGCGCACCGCCCTTGGCGACCAGCGGCTTGCCCAGCGCGTCCTTGAACGGGCCGGCGGGCGAGTCGGCCACCGCCACGCCTATCTGCTGCTCGGCGCAGAAGTAGAAGTAGTACCTGCCGTCGCGCTCGGCGATCGCCGGCGCCCAGGCGTACTTGTCGGCCCAGCTCACGTCCGGACCCAGGCCCAGGATGACGCCGTGGTCCTTCCAGTGGACCAGGTCCTTCGACGAGTACGCCTTGAACCGCGTCCCGCTCCAGCCCTGGAAGCCGTCCGTCGTCGGGTAGATCCAGTACTCGCCGTTCAGGTAGTGCACGTCGGGGTCGGCGTTGAGGCCGGGCAGGATCGGACTGCGGGTGCGCACCGCCTCCACCGTCCAGGTACGGCGCGTGCCGTCCGCTGCCGTCACCGTGTACTTCTGCGGCTTGCGGAAGTCGCGCCGAGTGCCGGAGCGGGGGCTGACCGTCGCGCCCTCACCGGCCCACAGCCGCGGGGCCAGGCGGGC is a window from the Streptomyces sp. NBC_00299 genome containing:
- a CDS encoding right-handed parallel beta-helix repeat-containing protein, whose translation is MSRRTALATLSALTLGAGLAVLPTHAQAATVVVSNSTDLSNALKNATAGTVIQVRGGTYYPTATLQSTANGTSSAPVTFTAYGSETVKIDGSNLPDGDWIFKLTADYWNVSGITFQNSPDSAVVCQSCTGTRWNNIKTINGGDSGFTLTGDGTVDNTVRNIDSYGHHDPADHGENADGIAVKFGSGTGNLITGARLYNNSDDGLDFWSFSSAVTVEHTWAFGNGVNRWSDSAFAGDGNGYKLGGDGEVVAHVVNNSAAWGNAGNGFTENSNKGAIVINRTTAYANAKWGYYFATGAARLGKNLAVSNGGGSVNKGGPVVSSGNNWDAGIATPAFRSTDASSAYNARQSGGSLPATTFLTTGSTTIGATMD